The Thermodesulfobacteriota bacterium sequence CCTATGCAAATATTGGGCTATTGATCTTAAGAGTCTATACAGGGCTGGTCCTGGCATCACAGCATGGTATCCGAAAGATTCCGCCCCCAGAAAAATTTATTCAGGGAGTCGGTGAATTAGGGTTTCCACTCCCCGAGGTTTTTGCATGGTGGGCAGGTTGCGCCGAATTCTTTGGTGGAATCTTGCTAGCAGTCGGTTTACTCACACGTCCCGCCGCATTCGTCATTTTGATCACTATGGTTACAGCTGTATTTGGAAGACACGCCGCAGATCCATTTAGCGTTAAGGAATTGGCGGTCACTTATGGAATTATTGCGACAACTTTTCTGTTGGTAGGCTCGGGACGGTACGGAATTGATAGATTATTTCATCATCAAAGAACAAACAAGTCATAAAATTTACGGACCCTTCGGCTTCTTCCACCACTCTGTCAAGTTTAGACCTCGTTCTACCCATAATTCCAACTTTCGCTCCCTCCTTACAAAAAAGAAGCGCCGTTGCCCTACCTATTCTCTCACCGCCTCCGGTAATAATCGCAGCTTTGTCCTTTAATCTCATCTATGTGATCTCCCACCTTCACTAATATTTCTTAATCTAAGGAATTAAAAAAATGTCTCATATGGTCGCCCTCTTTTTATTTGACAAAATGGTTCTGATCGTAATTATAATCAGTGTCAAAATTGTAAGAGGAATAACAAAAATTATCATCACATAACTGAATATGGGCAATATATCATGATGCTTTGAACCAATGATCAGATAAGCTGTGTAAGCTAAATAATAGCAGAAAAACAATGCACCTTCCCAGCGAGCTATAATGTTTCCGGTAAAGAATATTGGCAGGCAGGCAACTGCTACAGCTATCATAACCGGAATATCAAAATGCAGTGCTGAAGAAGATACATTAATTCCGCCAGGTGCAAATATTGCTGATAAACCCAGCACAGCCAGAATATTAAAAACATTGCTCCCAACAACATTTCCCACTGCAATATCCCTTTCTCCTCGAATACTTGCTACTACGGAGGTCGCAACTTCCGGCAATGAAGTTCCTGCCGCAACCAGTGTTAAGCCGATAACAAGATCACTTACGCCAAAACTCCTTGCGAGAGATACGGATCCATTCAAAAACCAGCGCGAGCCTATTACCAGTAACAACAAGCCACCTGCGATTAAAACGATATTTATTGCTAAGCCCCTCATCTTGTTTCCATTGTGAATTCCAAACTCCTGTATATATTCCTGCTGGACAACTCCTTCCCTTCTACTCTGGAAAATCAGGAAGCTAGTGTAAATTACAACTCCCATAAGCAGTATGATTCCCTCTATAGTGCTAATCCTTCCACTATATGAAAAAACCAAAGTTAAAACAGACACTGAAATCATGATAGGCACATCTAACCTAACCAATTGCTGAGAAACTGTTAGTGGTACAATTAAAGCTGATATCCCCAATATAAAAAGCACATTGAAAATATTGCTTCCAACCACATTTCCCAGCGCAATATCTGATTGTCCTATAATAGAAGACTGAATGCTTACAACAAGCTCCGGCGAACTTGTTCCAAAGGCAACTATCGTCAAACCAATAACGAGCGGAGATACCCCCATCACTGCAGCAAGCCTTGAAGCCCCGCGAACCAAAGACTCGGCTCCCAATATCAATAGCCCAAGCCCAACAACAAATAGAATAATTGTTGTCATGATAAAATCCACTGCTCCTCAGCGACTAGATTCCATAAAACATCAAAGTGTATATAAAATTAACCTTATAAATAAACGAAGAAAGATAATGTCTCTCAATCACGAGAAAATGGATTTTAATTCTGATAAAGGTCAAATTAAAAAGTCCTGTATCCCTTATTTTTGCTTCTCCAGAGGCGAATGATAATGACTATGTGAGAGTAGATTATAATTGGTACAAGAAAGGTCAGCAGTAGATTCAACGGAAGTTTTGTAATTGCAATCATAGACTGGGGATCGGCGATCGCCAATCTACCAGCAGTCATCACTACTAACAAGATATCAATAAACCCAAACAAATTCCAAATGAAATAAATAACGAAACCCAGAAACCCGCTAGTGGGTGAAAATAATAATACGAGGAATGCTGTGGCAGCAACAATTATATCACCCCAGCCTCCCGGGACTGCAAAATCATATGGAAGTTCCCCCCTCGAGTAAAGAATCAAAAAATAAATCCCGACAAAGCGAGTTAGATGGATCAGCAAAAGTATTCTCATGTCGACAGTTAACGACCATTCACGGAAAAACCCAGATTTCCCAAAAAATATTAGTAATAGAACGACAATAGAAACAAGAACTGCCTGAGGAAATGGAGGAGGAATTGAAGCTAGTAGCCCGGATGCTCCGATAATCAGGGCTAGTAAGAACCACATGAAAGTAAAAAGAATAATTCTAAGCATATCTCTAAGGCCGCCGTGTAAATAGAAATTCCATAGTCTGTGATCCTATTGGTAGATTTTTAGTTAAGCTCGGGGATGGGTTTCCCTTATTTGCCTAAACCAGAATTCTCGACCCCCTTCTTTTCGCCTCGTCTTCATCAACCGTAATGTCTCTGGATTTGGGAATATTCTTGCCTCGTCCGACCGCTGGCCGTTTGCCTATTGTTTCAAGCCATCGTTTCAGGTTTGGAAGGTCTACAATATCCACACCGGCCCAATCATGAATATAGACCCAAGGCCACGCCGCTATATCTGCGATGGAGTACTCATCCACCAGAAATTCACGGTCCTTCAGACGCGTGTCTAAAACGGTGTATAGGCGTTTGGTTTCCCTCTGATAACGATTTATGGCATAATCGATCTTCTCCGGTGCATATCGATAAAAAACATTTGCCTGGCCCTGCATTGGTCCTATGCCAGCCATCTGAAACATAAGCCATTGAATGACCACCGAGCGACCCTTTTTGTCAGTGGGCAAAAACTTTCCAGACTTTTCTGCAAGATAAATGAGTATCGCTCCCGATTCGAAAACGACAAAATCACCTTCATCACGGTCAACAATTGTGGGAATTCTGCCGTTTGGATTTAGCTTTAAGTAACCGGGATCTTTCTGTTCCATTTTATGGAGTTTAATATGTGTAACATTATATGGTAGCCCTACCTCCTCAAGCATGATTGAAATCTTTCTCCCATTAGGGGTTGCAGCCGTATAGAGATCTATCATGTTCCCTCCAGTGAATAGATAAACTTAGTTATATAAACATTTTATAATTTCTTATTTTCTTTGTCTTGATACAAAGAAACAAAAATCAAGGGCTGACAAAAAATTAGGATTTATTAAATCAATTCCTACAGCTAAAAATATTTAATTCTACCCCAACCCTAAATCTTTTTTTAACGCTTCCGGAATTGATTTTGGTAATTTTTTGAATGCCCATTTAAGATCTAACAAACTGTAACCGAGTTATTTATCATCTACAGTGGCGACAATGATATGGAAGACTAAAGTCCTCCGCTACATAAGAAAGCATAAAATGTATCGGCGACTCTTTAGGTCGCCATCTTAAGAAATGGGTTATAGGAAAGCCTACACTTATTCAAAAGGGAACTATACGTAGTATCAAGGCTGAGCTCAATGAAATCCGACTGCTCAGAACAAATGGACTTTTAATGCAGTACCGGTTAAAAAGAACGTGAATAGAATTTTGGACTGATGGCAGCATCAGTTCCTAGATCGTTGATTTCATCTGTTATTGAGCATAAAGGCTCCTACCCCGGGGTTGGAGAGGAGTTATCTGCCATTTCCCTGTCCAAAATAAGAAGCGCAGAGCTGTTATCTCCAGCCAATTTAAGATTGTCAACCATATCTCGAGCACTTTTCTCCTCTTCAACCTGCTCCTTAATAAACCACTGCAATTCAACTGCTGTTGCATGATCTCCTTCATTTACAGCCTGCTCATAGAGCTTGTTGATCATGCTGGTAACCTCTCTTTCATGTTCGAGTACCTGTTGAAACATCTTTAATAGAGAATTATATTTCGCTTGTGGCTGTTCAATAGATTTTAAAACAATCTTCCCATCACGATCTATTACATAATCGAAAAGTTTAAGTGCATGCTCGAGCTCCTCTTTACTCTGATGCCTGAGCCACGAAGCAAATCCCCTCATGTTTAAAGATTCGCAATATGCACTCATTGAAAGATAGGTATACGATGAGAAGTACTCATTATTGATCTGGTTATTCAATCCATCCTGCATTTCTTTACTTAGCATTCTTAACCTCCATGTAATTTATTAAATTATCTTAAATACATTTTAACCAATAAAATTCAAATAATTGTATTAGCCATAAATATTCCATAAACGAAACCTAAATTCAAGTAAATACCAACTGGAAAAGATTACCATCTAAATCTTACTGACCATTGGAACAACTAAAATTATCAGTTTGGTTATAATAAACGTTTGAATCAATTCGTAAAACCATTTACGTTAGAAACACTTAATATTATCGTGACTTAGAATATCTGTTGTTGAGAAGCATCATCATATATAAGATATTATGAACATAAGGAGAAAAGGTATTAAAAATGAAGATTATTTCATCACCTATTGCAATAATTTTATTTTTAGCTTTTTTCTTCAATTCAGTTGGTACTACGAAAGAGACTAAAACTCTCAATAGCGATAAAGACAATACAGACAGCACCGATATTCTATTAAATGTTCAAAGAACCAGCACAAACCCGGTTGAACTTGGTAGAGTCAACTGGCTGCGTAATTTCGATGAGGCGGTAAGAGTGGCCAGAGTCGAGAACAAACCACTTCTTGTTTTATTCCAGGAGGTGCCTGGTTGCAGCACAGCTTCGGGCTATGGAAAACACGTTTTGAGTCAACCGCTGATTGTCGAAGCAGGGGAATCTCTATTTGTTCCAATCGCCATTTACAACAATATTAACGGACCCGACTCCAAGGTACTTACATCATTTGGAGAGCCGTCCTGGAACAACCCCGTGGTTCGAATAATGGCATATGATCGTAAAGAACTTGTACCAAGATTAAGTGGAGATTACTCAAAGCTGGGTCTGGTTACCTCAATGGTTAATGCCCTCGAAAATAATAATCAGATCGTCCCCAACTATTTAAGGCTTCTGAAAGAGGAGCTTAAGGCAGGTGTAAGTGGAACAGATAAGGCTGTCTTTGCAATGAGCTGCTTCTGGTCAGGTGAGGAAGCGCTCGGAAGGATTGATGGCGTAATCTCTACAAATCCTGGATTTATGAAAGGATACGAGGTGGTAAAAGTAGAATATGATCCTGATCTAATCTCATATAATGACCTTCTTAACAAGGCGAAACATGACCAGGTTGCTGATCATGTGTTTGTGAAAGACGGAATTGAGAAAAATGTCGCTGAAAATCTAGTGGGAAAATCTTCTGTTTCTAATATTAGCAATTTTAGACCCGACAGTGATCCTAAGCATTACCTATCACAAACTATCTATAGATATATTCCGATGACTTCGCTTCAATCATCGCGTGTAAACGCGGCAATAGGGAGTGGCAGAGCCCCCGACGATTATCTATCACCGGGGCAGCGAGAGCTATTGAAATATATTAACAACCATCCAGAGATTAACTGGCAAAATACAATCGGCCTAGATTTTCCCACTGCATGGAACTCAGCAATGACTCTGGTGAATAGAAAGGTTGGAATGAAATAAGGCTCTTTGCCCCAAATTCTAGGGCATCAAAATAGAAACGGAAGGTCATTCTTTCATTCCGAGAAACCCTGACTAGTGCCGAATGCTACGAAACACTTAAAATGATATGAAGGAGATCGCTTCGTTCCAATCGCGATTGTAGATGTCAGATAATTCGTGGACAAAATTCTTACAATTTCATGAATAGATTTATTTTGATGAGTCCTTTTCGGAACGAAAAGGACTTGAATGGCATTCCAAAAATTGCGTTAAGAGGATGAATGTCATAGTCAGTCATGCTGAACTTGTTTCAGCATCTCTTGTTTCCATTAGATCCTGAATTAAATTCAGGATGACCGGGTTATGGTTGAATTAAATTTTTTAGTTGTTATGTCATCCCCGAAATCAATAGTCGGGGATCCATCCCCGCCACAAACGTGCGGGGACAGGCTCTGGATTCCCTAATAAGGAATTAGGGAATGACAATAAGGGGGTAGCCTAGTCCTTGTACCCTGAGTTTATCGAAGGGCCTGTCCTGAGTTTATCGAAGGATCGATGGGTTGCTTCTTTGTACCTGTGCTGAACCATGTCCTGACGATAGGTCAGGATCTATTCAGTATCAAGACAAAGAAGTTAGAAAGAAAAATAAGATACTTGAAGAAAATACTTTTAAAGATTCTGTCATCGAAATATCTAACATTTACAGCGATGACATAAAATTGCTTTAAAAAAATGGGGAATGTACCTTCGTGGACTGTCCCCATTTTTCCTGAGATTTACAACATACGTAATTAATTCGGGGAAGAAAACCTTGAAGTTAGTTTCAAGATCGCGGTAGTTTAATGCCACCTCTTCTAATGCACCACTCAAGTCGTTTTCCCTGTTAAACCTTCTCTCAATTCTTTTTGATATTTTGTCCAATGTAATTCCAATCGCTTCCAAGTATCGATAAGAACCGAGCCAGTCCTCCTCAATCATCTTCGGAACTGCAAACTTCAGATCTCCAGGGAGAAGCTTCCTGTATCTTTTCAGGATTGCGTATGACTTAGCAATGAACTCATTAAGCTCTAATTCCGAATATAATGCCCAGTTCTTTGCCAAAAAGTGATCAAAAACAACATCAAGTATGATTCCAGCGAATCTTCGCCTTTTCGAGCTGAATAGCTTTCTGCTTTGCAAAACCATCTCATGAGTATCGGTAAAAGAATCAACTTTGCGGTGAGTGTCGATTGCAGTGAGGATTTCCGCAGGGTATTGATCAATCAGAGGGCCCTTAACAAAATCTGCAATTATACTTCCGAGCATAGATTCCCCTGAGTCCTCAGAGAGATAGAGATGTGCAAGATAATTCATAAGCTATTATATTGATTAATAATAAGGGATATCAAAACACCTGAGAACATTCAGCAAATTTATCTACTATCACACAGGATATAATCTCTTCCCCTTCAACATTTCGAATGGACACATTCCAACCGCCCTCAAATTGCTCCATACTAACAAATCCGAAGTCGTCAAAGCTCACTCCTTCATTTACGATCGCACCAGCGATTTCCACTCCAGCCAGTGGAACGCTAACAGCCTGATCCAGCTCCGTTCCGCTAAATCCGACTACAAACTGAGGAGACCTATCTCCTTCAAAGCTCAGCATTTCAAATAAGTGGATATGGCCGGATAATACAAGATTTATACCTGGCTTAAGTGAATTTCCCGTTGACGCTTGGAGAGTGACGTTCGACCGGAAAAGATCACCGTTAAATTCACCTATCCCCCAAACCGGGTGATGAGCTACGAGCCATGCATTATCTCCTGCGACCTCACTCAGAGCATCAATCTGGGCTGAATAAACGTCCACCAGATTCTGGGGAGCATCGTTATCATGAGCGCTTGACGAGTCAAGCATCAAAAGTTGCACCAAGCCTATATCGATAGAATATGGTGGTGTAAACTCGTCACATTCCGGGAATGGGGGGTTTGGATCAAGGAATCGAAACCAACCATTGCCTGCGCGACTGCAGTCTTCATGATTTCCTCGCGTAAAGACCCATGGCGCAGAAGCCAGTAGAGCAGAGGCCGGGGTGAAAAAATCAGCACTCCAGGTCTCCCAGTTGTCTCCGAAGGGTGAACCTTCGCACCCAATATTTCCTTCTGGACATTGCGATTCACGATACAGATAGTCTCCAACATGTATGACAAGCTCTGGACCCCATATTGCTGCACTCTCAGCTACTTTTTCAAATGGCCAGGCTTCCGGATCATTACAGGCCTGCGCATCGTCACCCTTAATCCTGCATCCTGTATCTCCAATAATTACAATGCGCTTCGGATTCTGCTCAGGCAATTTCAGTTTTCGACCTTCGATTGATGCGGAGGTTGT is a genomic window containing:
- a CDS encoding glutathione S-transferase family protein — translated: MIDLYTAATPNGRKISIMLEEVGLPYNVTHIKLHKMEQKDPGYLKLNPNGRIPTIVDRDEGDFVVFESGAILIYLAEKSGKFLPTDKKGRSVVIQWLMFQMAGIGPMQGQANVFYRYAPEKIDYAINRYQRETKRLYTVLDTRLKDREFLVDEYSIADIAAWPWVYIHDWAGVDIVDLPNLKRWLETIGKRPAVGRGKNIPKSRDITVDEDEAKRRGSRILV
- a CDS encoding ferritin, which codes for MLSKEMQDGLNNQINNEYFSSYTYLSMSAYCESLNMRGFASWLRHQSKEELEHALKLFDYVIDRDGKIVLKSIEQPQAKYNSLLKMFQQVLEHEREVTSMINKLYEQAVNEGDHATAVELQWFIKEQVEEEKSARDMVDNLKLAGDNSSALLILDREMADNSSPTPG
- a CDS encoding VPGUxxT family thioredoxin-like (seleno)protein, type 2 — encoded protein: MKIISSPIAIILFLAFFFNSVGTTKETKTLNSDKDNTDSTDILLNVQRTSTNPVELGRVNWLRNFDEAVRVARVENKPLLVLFQEVPGCSTASGYGKHVLSQPLIVEAGESLFVPIAIYNNINGPDSKVLTSFGEPSWNNPVVRIMAYDRKELVPRLSGDYSKLGLVTSMVNALENNNQIVPNYLRLLKEELKAGVSGTDKAVFAMSCFWSGEEALGRIDGVISTNPGFMKGYEVVKVEYDPDLISYNDLLNKAKHDQVADHVFVKDGIEKNVAENLVGKSSVSNISNFRPDSDPKHYLSQTIYRYIPMTSLQSSRVNAAIGSGRAPDDYLSPGQRELLKYINNHPEINWQNTIGLDFPTAWNSAMTLVNRKVGMK
- a CDS encoding DoxX family protein; translated protein: MILRVYTGLVLASQHGIRKIPPPEKFIQGVGELGFPLPEVFAWWAGCAEFFGGILLAVGLLTRPAAFVILITMVTAVFGRHAADPFSVKELAVTYGIIATTFLLVGSGRYGIDRLFHHQRTNKS
- a CDS encoding metallophosphoesterase; its protein translation is MWVQMGPSGVVFARVITENSRCPNIKLDNSSQPMQVREQPSEHDFPVLVCETIIPPETTSASIEGRKLKLPEQNPKRIVIIGDTGCRIKGDDAQACNDPEAWPFEKVAESAAIWGPELVIHVGDYLYRESQCPEGNIGCEGSPFGDNWETWSADFFTPASALLASAPWVFTRGNHEDCSRAGNGWFRFLDPNPPFPECDEFTPPYSIDIGLVQLLMLDSSSAHDNDAPQNLVDVYSAQIDALSEVAGDNAWLVAHHPVWGIGEFNGDLFRSNVTLQASTGNSLKPGINLVLSGHIHLFEMLSFEGDRSPQFVVGFSGTELDQAVSVPLAGVEIAGAIVNEGVSFDDFGFVSMEQFEGGWNVSIRNVEGEEIISCVIVDKFAECSQVF
- a CDS encoding ACP phosphodiesterase, whose amino-acid sequence is MLGSIIADFVKGPLIDQYPAEILTAIDTHRKVDSFTDTHEMVLQSRKLFSSKRRRFAGIILDVVFDHFLAKNWALYSELELNEFIAKSYAILKRYRKLLPGDLKFAVPKMIEEDWLGSYRYLEAIGITLDKISKRIERRFNRENDLSGALEEVALNYRDLETNFKVFFPELITYVVNLRKNGDSPRRYIPHFFKAILCHRCKC
- a CDS encoding calcium/sodium antiporter; the protein is MTTIILFVVGLGLLILGAESLVRGASRLAAVMGVSPLVIGLTIVAFGTSSPELVVSIQSSIIGQSDIALGNVVGSNIFNVLFILGISALIVPLTVSQQLVRLDVPIMISVSVLTLVFSYSGRISTIEGIILLMGVVIYTSFLIFQSRREGVVQQEYIQEFGIHNGNKMRGLAINIVLIAGGLLLLVIGSRWFLNGSVSLARSFGVSDLVIGLTLVAAGTSLPEVATSVVASIRGERDIAVGNVVGSNVFNILAVLGLSAIFAPGGINVSSSALHFDIPVMIAVAVACLPIFFTGNIIARWEGALFFCYYLAYTAYLIIGSKHHDILPIFSYVMIIFVIPLTILTLIIITIRTILSNKKRATI
- a CDS encoding SDR family NAD(P)-dependent oxidoreductase; the encoded protein is MRLKDKAAIITGGGERIGRATALLFCKEGAKVGIMGRTRSKLDRVVEEAEGSVNFMTCLFFDDEIIYQFRTVPSLPTEKLSQ